In one Pseudomonas sp. 31-12 genomic region, the following are encoded:
- a CDS encoding lactate utilization protein, whose amino-acid sequence MSAKQNILAKLRKSLTGTTPVPDEFDVELVTAPYTYTAEQRIPQLRKLMEAVHTEIHLTSGADWPALLAQLLWDRQLPSLLIAPTTPHGQRVTQHWANNPGLPTLKSYVRPVEVWKAELFNDTPASLTTTLGAIAATGSLILWPTREEPRLMSLVPPVHFALLKASEIRDNFYQVQQEFNWAQGMPTNALLVSGPSKTADIEQVLAYGAHGPKDLVVLILEDQ is encoded by the coding sequence ATGAGCGCCAAGCAAAACATCCTCGCCAAGTTACGGAAAAGTCTGACAGGCACCACGCCCGTGCCCGATGAATTCGACGTCGAGCTGGTGACTGCGCCTTATACCTACACCGCCGAACAACGCATCCCGCAACTGCGCAAGCTGATGGAAGCGGTGCACACCGAAATCCATCTGACGTCCGGCGCAGATTGGCCGGCGCTGCTCGCACAGTTGCTGTGGGACCGCCAATTGCCGAGTCTGTTGATCGCACCGACGACGCCTCATGGGCAACGTGTCACTCAACACTGGGCGAACAATCCGGGTCTGCCGACACTCAAGTCCTACGTCCGCCCGGTTGAAGTATGGAAAGCCGAGCTGTTCAACGACACCCCAGCCAGCCTGACCACCACCCTCGGCGCCATTGCCGCGACAGGTAGCCTGATTCTCTGGCCGACGCGGGAAGAACCGCGCCTGATGAGCCTGGTACCGCCGGTGCATTTTGCCCTGCTCAAGGCCAGTGAAATCCGCGACAACTTCTATCAGGTGCAACAGGAATTCAACTGGGCCCAAGGCATGCCCACCAACGCCTTGCTGGTGTCCGGTCCGTCGAAAACCGCTGACATCGAGCAAGTCCTGGCCTACGGCGCGCACGGCCCGAAAGACCTGGTGGTTTTGATTCTGGAGGACCAATGA